From a single Thermoplasmata archaeon genomic region:
- a CDS encoding nucleotide exchange factor GrpE translates to MTDENTELKLENKMDEKGNSVNTELKEKQEEELKKLLEMKEEEIKTLKSQMLYLQADFENFRKRKEKENSELRKLVLIDFMRALLSLLDDFEAMEKNLGGMDAKVLSEGLLALKKNFLDTLWKMGLREIECEKFDPNMHEIEAVVAADADNKVLEIVRKGYILEGVVLRPARIIVGKKFESQKSEPNTTS, encoded by the coding sequence ATGACTGACGAAAACACTGAGTTGAAGCTAGAGAACAAAATGGATGAGAAAGGGAACTCCGTAAATACAGAGTTAAAGGAGAAACAAGAGGAGGAATTGAAGAAATTGCTTGAAATGAAAGAGGAGGAAATTAAGACCCTGAAGAGCCAGATGCTTTATCTCCAAGCCGATTTTGAAAATTTCAGAAAACGGAAGGAAAAGGAGAATTCTGAACTCCGAAAGCTAGTGCTTATAGATTTTATGAGGGCTTTACTTTCTCTGCTTGACGATTTTGAGGCGATGGAGAAAAACTTGGGTGGTATGGATGCAAAGGTGCTCTCTGAAGGATTACTTGCTCTAAAGAAAAATTTTCTTGACACACTTTGGAAGATGGGGCTCAGAGAGATTGAATGTGAAAAATTTGACCCAAATATGCATGAGATTGAAGCAGTGGTCGCTGCAGATGCAGACAATAAAGTCTTGGAAATTGTGAGAAAGGGTTACATATTGGAAGGAGTAGTGCTGCGGCCTGCAAGAATAATTGTTGGGAAAAAATTTGAAAGCCAAAAATCAGAACCCAACACTACTTCTTAA
- the hsp20 gene encoding archaeal heat shock protein Hsp20, translated as MSKRKKEHEDDEEHNMHWESDIFDEAFNREFERIRDLLENFFEKMDKIDLDEFTNRPIIYGFSLKVGPDGKPIIQKFGNLPQKFEGDEIKAIESAPREPLTDIVETHDSFSVTLEVPGVEKEDIDLTVADRVLIVRVDSSNRKYSKEIELPHDVDEKSAKASFKNGVLDITFTKKKKEDEGFKIKVQ; from the coding sequence TGCATTGGGAGTCAGACATTTTCGACGAGGCCTTTAACAGAGAATTCGAGAGAATTCGCGATCTTCTAGAAAATTTTTTTGAAAAAATGGATAAAATTGATCTAGATGAATTTACAAACCGTCCAATCATCTATGGATTTTCCCTGAAAGTAGGCCCTGATGGAAAACCGATCATCCAGAAATTTGGGAATCTACCGCAGAAATTTGAGGGAGACGAAATCAAAGCCATTGAAAGTGCACCTCGCGAACCCTTAACAGACATTGTTGAGACTCACGATAGTTTTTCTGTCACACTAGAAGTACCTGGTGTTGAAAAGGAGGACATTGACCTTACAGTGGCAGATCGAGTACTCATTGTAAGAGTAGATTCGTCTAACAGAAAATATTCAAAGGAAATTGAACTCCCACACGATGTTGATGAAAAATCTGCAAAGGCCTCTTTTAAAAATGGGGTTCTAGACATCACATTCACAAAGAAGAAAAAGGAGGACGAGGGCTTCAAAATCAAGGTTCAGTGA